The DNA sequence TAGAGTAATTGGAAGGGGTTTGCCGTTTGGTAAAGGTCAGATAGGTGTTATTTCCAAATGAAATCCATGAGGTAATCTGATGATTTACTTTGCTTCTCAAGCTATAACGATCAAAATAATCTTCCGCAATTTTCAGAATACCATTCTGACGGTTGTAGTTTCCAGAAATGTAGTATTGTGTTTTACTGGAACGACCACTGATAGATACAGCATGATCCTGAGAAAAGGTATAATCACTTAAGAAATATCTGGTCCAGTCACGGTTACCCATGTATTCCCACAGCTTGTTATCGCTTGGATTGATGCGTACTCCTGGAATCGAAGGATCATCAGAACGTTCTTTGGCATATTGATAGAACTGATCACTGTAGTTTACGTTGTCCCAGGGAGTATTGTTAGTTGACAACTCCAGTAAACGTGAGTAGATATAAGGGTCTGTAATCTTGTTGGGTAATACAGTCGGTTTGTTAAAAGACAAGTTATTTGAATAACTCACGCTAACGCCTTCCTGGCTACCACTTTTGGTTTTAATCAGAATTACCCCAAATGCAGCACGTGCCCCATAAATAGCTGCGGCTGAAGCGTCTTTGATAACAGAGATAGACTCTACATCCTGTGGAGCCAAACGGTTTAGTTCAACTGCATCGGATGGAACAGCATCAATCAAAATTAATGGATTACCACCATTGATAGATGTAATACCACGGATATTGATATTAGCCGCCGCTCCTGGAGCACCGGAACCAAAGTCAATGTTCAGGTTGGGCACCATTCCCTGAAGTCCCTGAGCTGTATTTGAGATAGGGCGACTCGCTAGTGCTTTGGCACTAACTTGATCAACTGCACCAGAAAGGTTTACTTTCTTCTGTGTTCCATATCCAACTACAACAATTTCTGACAATTCAGAAGCGTCATTTTTCAATAGTACATCAATGGACTTGCGGTTCCCTACTGCGATTTCCTGCTTCACAAACCCAATGTAGGAAAATACCAATACGGATTCTGCTCCGGGAATATTTATACTATAATGCCCATTTGCATCAGTCTGGGTTCCGGTAGTGGTTCCTTTTACCTGAATAGAAACTCCAATCAGAGCCTCTCCCTGGTCGTCTTTGACTGTTCCTGAAATCTTCTGTTGCGCCATCAGGACATGACACAACAAAAATGTCAATAAAGATAGGTAAAGTGTTTTCATGTTTGTTTTTGGGTTTGCGCAAAAGTAGTTCGCCAATATTACCTGTTGATTACCTATCCATTAATAAACTGAACATTCAGTCAATTTATTTTTATGCTTTAGTTAAGCAAACCATTACCCACATAACAAAGACAGAAAACAGTGTATATTCACATATAATCACGTTTATGCTACCTATCATCAAAAAACTGCTTATTTATAAGTTTACATTTGGTCAGATATTTCCAAAACTTTATAAAAGTCAGACGTCAAAACAGGAGCTTTTGCCCTTTGTTAAATTAATTTTATCTGTTATTTACAGCAGCTTTAGAGACATAGAGTGATTGGCTGTATTATGATTTGTAGCTACCTTTGGGTAGTAACAGCGTTGGAAATAACACAGACTATTTGGGAAACTTATGTTCATCTACCTCTATCTATTCGAAAACACTACCGATCAATGGGAAGAAAAAGCTTAAAAGAAGATCAGCAGAAAAAAATCATTGAGGCATTTTATGAAATAGCCAAAAGAGAAGGAATAGAAAATATCTCTTTCGGAAAAATCGCCAAAGAACTGGACATGCATCCAAGTCTGGTAGTTCACTATTTTTCGACGAAGGAAGAATTACTACTGGGGTTGATTGATTTCATCATTGCGGGGTATCAGAATATTTATCTGGCTGAACCGGAACATGTAGATAGCCTAAACAGATTGATTGATGTGTTGAACAATATATTCTCCCGAAAATGGAACAACTACATTGACGACAGTATTTTCTATAATTGCTTTGCTCTTATATTCCGCAACAAACTCATCAAACAACAATTTCAGGAATTACATTTGTTACTACGCCAATGGCTGGAAAACCTTATTCAGGCTTGTGTAGACCAACAATTAATTGTCTGTGAAAACCCCGCTCAAACGGCTGATCTGATCTTTGTGATTTCAGATGGTGCATATTATTTCCTCAGTATGATTGAAGACCCTGATCTATATCAGGAACATATGGAACGATACAAGGAAGCAGCCTTTAAGTTACTGCATCTGGAAAATGCATTACAATAGCTAGCTACCATTTTCCTGTGACACATATTTTTATTTTGTGATAACATAGAACTCTCCTATATGATTGATCCTATTATAGTAGAAAATTATTACCAACCTTTAGAACAGGAAGAACACAACGTCTTAAAATACAAGCTAGAGCTTTATATTTTCATTATCATCTGTATTATATTATTTGCTGGTCTTGCTGTTCTTCTAATTATAACTATAGAAGAGTTGTTAGATCAATTTATAGCAGGAGTAGGAGGTCTTTTGGCGTTCGGCACTTGTATCTATTATATAGCCAAAAAGAGTAAAGATTACAGACAAGACATCAGAAATGGATATAAGATTGTATATACAGGAAAAATTGAAGGTAAAAGAGAAGATTCATCTGGCGAGAATACTACCTATCATTTTACAATACTTAGAACCGAGTTTACCCTCTCTCTTGAAGATTGGAATGACATTCAGACAGACCAAATGGTAGAAATACATTTTGCTCCTAAAAGTAAGCGTATATTTAAGATTGTTGTACAACATTAAATTATGTTATAAATCACATAGAAATAGATATATACAAGTTTACCTCAGATTTTCTATGTACTAACTTTTGTGATCAAGAGCCTTTTCTTTTTTGACTCTGATCATACAGGAACTCACTTATACTAGAAGAGAACTGCAGGTAAAAAGCAGAAAAATAGTAAAAGGCAATAAAAAAGAAAGTCATAGAGAAAACTTTATGAGATAAATCAAGATTGGCAAACTGAGAATTATATAAGAAGGCAGCTCCAAAAAGATACATTCCTGTCAAGATCCATTTTGCAAACCGAAATCCTTCATACGTCAGTACCATCATAAAAATAGCAACTGCTGTCCGAATTATTTTTGAAATTAAATTTGGATGTCCATCCTGAAAGTAAGAGGCCAGAATAATTTCAAATGAGAGAAGTATATCTGCCGCAAATAGCACTACTAGTTGAACTTTGCCTTTGGATATTTTGGATTTCATATATCGGTAATAGGAAGGCAACTTACTGAAATTATCGATTATTATGTCAAGGCAAACTTTATTTTACTTTATTCTGCTCTACAATCTGGTCTATCTCGGTTTGGGTAATACCTGTTTGCTTTAGGATTTCTGTAATAAAGCCTGTTTTTCCAGCTACATATTGATCCATGTCAAAAGGATATAGAGTTGCCAGTTCTCTTTTTAATTTGGCATACTCAGAGATCTTTTCAGGATGCTGCCTTAGATAATCTCTGAATTGCAAGTGATTACGCAAACCGGTGTTACCTTGCAGGCAAGCATATAGATGGTGTGATGGCCATGTCCGTCTATCTGCTACTAGTGGGATAGTGTCAGATAATCTTTTGAAAGATTCTCGTCCTGTAATGCCAAGGTCTCCCTGATGCCGATATCCTAAGTGAATCAGTTTTTCAATAACCTTGTTCATTGTCTCTTTGCTCTCAACAACCAAGTCAATATCAATAATCGGTTTTGCCGCTAATCCTACTACAGAAGTACTGCCAACATGCTCAATAGATACTACTAAATCCTGCAGACATTCCTGGTAAACAGACTTGAGTTGTTCAAATGTTATGTGCCATGCAGGGTTATACTCTTCCAGCGTTATGCCTGATTTTCTTTCCATTCTATTTTTGTACTATAAAAACATTTCAACTATAAAGAGTGACTAAAGCTGCCACATATATTACAAATAGACTACTCCCTGCATAGTAACCACAGAAGATCCACCCACATAAATTCCATCCTCTTTTACAACGACATTGATTAAAGAAGGTTGATTTAACTTTACTCCCTGTAAAATCTGAGATTCCTGATCTTGCTGGATGACTTTGTTATTACACAGGAAACCAGCTAATGGCCCGGCAGCAGTGCCTGTTGCAGCATCTTCATCAATCCCAATCAATGGATTAAAGAAACGGGACTGTACAATATAACTTTCTGTTGACTCAGGAAAAGCAAAACAATAGAATCCTTCAAAATCAAATTGTTTTGAGAGTTCAATCAATGCATTGGCATTTGGTTTAATACTATTTAGCAGATTAATACTTGAAACAGGTATCATCGCATGTGCAACTTCTGTTTGTGCTATGGTTGGGATAAGTTGACGAACAACAAGATCTTTCTCACTTAACCCCAACGCTTTCGCAAGAAGATCAAAAGCTAGCTCCTGTCCAATCTGTACAGGTTTTTGCCTCATTTTCACAACAGGTAATCCTTGGGTCAGATTATCTACAGTGATCGCAATAGGTGTGTTCTCCATCAGAACCGTTAACGAGAGTGTATGTTCACTAATGAGTCCTTTTAACAAAGCCCCACTGACAGCTCCCAATAAGTTATGTCCGGCCCCTCCTACTTCTACTCCAATTGGAGTAAACGAACGAACCTGAAGCATCTTTTGCACTATAGAATAGTACACGAATGAAGTTTCGGAGTAGCCAAATTCCCGTGAGATATTTTCATATTGGGAATGGATTAAATTACCATCTGTAAATACAACAGACAAAGGATTTCCTTTATAACTCTCTGTTGTGAATACGTCCAGAACATAATAGGCCAATGAGTTTCTTGCTTCCATGTCAAAATGTATCAAAATTGTATGGTTAAATGCAAGTCTACTCTTTTTTATCTATTTCCAGGTAGAGTAGATAAACTTTGCTTGCATTTGAATGAGCATACTTTACTAGATGAACGAAAATTTTCGAAACATGAAAAAGGATAAAAGTATACTTGAGTTGATGAAAAAATTAGATTCCCACCTTAAAGCCAACTCTTTAAAAATAGTTGACTATTGGGAAGCAGATCTTTGCGCAATAGGTTTGAGAAAAGAAAATCGCCTTATCTATATTTCCACATATAACTACCTCAATGATGATGACATGCGATATGATTTTGATTTGGAGTTACTAATTAATACAAACACTCCTAAATCTCAAATTATAAAAGAAGGCAGAGCAGTAAATGAAACTGAACTTATAACAGAAATATGCTCATTTTTAGCTACTGGAGTGTAAGGCAATCAGAAACCTATTATTCCTTACAGAAACTTCTAAAGAAATAAGGGCTAGAGTATAACTATCCTATTTATCATTGTATCCATTTATATCATCACTATTATTGTGCTGGAAATCAGATGGTCTAATCTACACAAAGCGGCTGTCTGGTTCTGATACCTTTGTCTTTAGAAATAATATTTATGAGTGAATCGGACTATCAAATTAATCTGGAAAAATATCACCAGCCTTTGAATGAGAATGAAATAGAAAGATTAAAAGAGAGCAGAAAAATACCTCTTTTCTTTTACATCTTCCTTTTAATTTTCTTAGGTTCCTTTATCTGGTTTGGTTTCTATATAGACCATATTATCGCCAGGATTTTTTCAATTCTCATAGATCTTATCTTCTTTTCTGCATTCTCATATAGTATCCTTAAACGCAGAATAACTATTAACAAAGACCTGAGAAGTAATCAAAAAGTTGTTTACAAAGGGCCAATAACCAGTAAAAGAGAAGATTCATTCGGATACAATAGCTCCTATTATTTCACTATACTACAAACAGAATTTGATGCATCCTTTGATAAGTGGCAACAAATCCGTGTTGGTCAAACAGTAGAGATTCATTTTGCACCTAAAAGCAAATTTATCTTTACACTTACACATCTCGATTAATATACAGATTTCGTTTTTCTTTATAATCGTGATCAATGAAACGAAATTTAGGAGACAAATAAGGGACAAAATCCTCCGGAGTATGGGATAGAAGGGTACAAGAGAAATAAAAAACCCCTCTATTCAGTGAATAGAGGGGTTTCCACAACTAATTATACATTATGTTGTACCGGGGACGGGAATCGAACCCGTACGAACTTTTACGTTCACAGGATTTTAAGTCCTGCGTGTCTACCAGTTCCACCACCCCGGCTTCAATTATGCATAGGCATAACTGCTGAAAGAAAAAGTCCCGAAAAAGATCCGGGACTCGACATTCAGTGAGCGGGAGACGGGGTTCGAACCCGCGACCTCGACCTTGGCAAGGTCGCGCTCTACCAGCTGAGCTACTCCCGCTTGTTGCGATTGGGACTGCAAATATAGCGGTCGTAATTCACAATGCAATACCTGACTCAAAAAAAATTGAGTTTTTTTCACAAAAACACCACAACACATTGAATGTCAATAAAATATTTTTCAATATTTTTTTCTAATCCTCAGCTTATAGTCCTTCATCCAGAGAATAAGATTGTTTTTAAAAATTTCCTGAATAACCATTTTGCGTTTTCACCTTGCATTTATTGTAGTCTGAAAAAATCCAGTCAGATAAAATCGATGTCTCAGTTAGAGGGGACACAATAAAACAGGCTGGATATTTTCCAGCCTGCCTATACATAGCTTTCAATGCTATTGTCTAAAAGTTTATTCTGTTCTCAAACTCTTTACAGGATTAGTCAAAGCGGCTTTAATACTTTGAAAACTTACAGTAAGCAAAGTAATAAGCAAAGCTCCTAGACCTGTTATGGCAAATACCCACCAAGAGATTTCGATCCGATATTCATACTTTGTCAGCCAGTTAGTAAGGAAATACCAGGCGATAGGTGTTGCGATACAGAAGGCAATCAATACCAATACTACAAAATCCTGGGAAAGCAGTTTCCATAGATTTAAAACAGAAGCACCCAATACTTTCCGAATGCCTATTTCTTTGGTACGTTGCTCGGCTACAAATGAGGCCATTCCAAATAATCCCAAGCAAGAAATGAATATGGCCA is a window from the Xanthocytophaga agilis genome containing:
- a CDS encoding TetR family transcriptional regulator; this translates as MGRKSLKEDQQKKIIEAFYEIAKREGIENISFGKIAKELDMHPSLVVHYFSTKEELLLGLIDFIIAGYQNIYLAEPEHVDSLNRLIDVLNNIFSRKWNNYIDDSIFYNCFALIFRNKLIKQQFQELHLLLRQWLENLIQACVDQQLIVCENPAQTADLIFVISDGAYYFLSMIEDPDLYQEHMERYKEAAFKLLHLENALQ
- a CDS encoding PhzF family phenazine biosynthesis protein, which gives rise to MEARNSLAYYVLDVFTTESYKGNPLSVVFTDGNLIHSQYENISREFGYSETSFVYYSIVQKMLQVRSFTPIGVEVGGAGHNLLGAVSGALLKGLISEHTLSLTVLMENTPIAITVDNLTQGLPVVKMRQKPVQIGQELAFDLLAKALGLSEKDLVVRQLIPTIAQTEVAHAMIPVSSINLLNSIKPNANALIELSKQFDFEGFYCFAFPESTESYIVQSRFFNPLIGIDEDAATGTAAGPLAGFLCNNKVIQQDQESQILQGVKLNQPSLINVVVKEDGIYVGGSSVVTMQGVVYL
- a CDS encoding GrpB family protein, which codes for MERKSGITLEEYNPAWHITFEQLKSVYQECLQDLVVSIEHVGSTSVVGLAAKPIIDIDLVVESKETMNKVIEKLIHLGYRHQGDLGITGRESFKRLSDTIPLVADRRTWPSHHLYACLQGNTGLRNHLQFRDYLRQHPEKISEYAKLKRELATLYPFDMDQYVAGKTGFITEILKQTGITQTEIDQIVEQNKVK